In one window of Legionella fallonii LLAP-10 DNA:
- a CDS encoding ATP-dependent zinc protease family protein, with translation MAKNEAQIYGYVEKATLVDKDLTLSAKLDTGAKSASLNATNITEINVKGVPYLRFTVPTKTGDYVFECEYIGKVKIKVRAGEHNVGTQKPAPLRRPVVLLNVKLGDKVRAIQVNLTNRKRFIYPLLLGRDAIIDFNGAVNPALTFTVKSVGPSKQ, from the coding sequence ATGGCAAAAAACGAAGCTCAGATCTATGGTTATGTTGAAAAAGCTACTTTAGTTGATAAAGACCTTACTTTATCAGCAAAGCTGGATACAGGAGCCAAGTCTGCGTCGTTAAATGCAACGAATATCACTGAAATTAATGTCAAAGGCGTCCCTTATTTGCGCTTTACGGTCCCAACTAAAACTGGGGATTATGTTTTTGAATGCGAATACATTGGCAAAGTTAAAATTAAAGTCCGAGCAGGAGAACATAATGTGGGTACGCAAAAACCAGCCCCATTAAGACGCCCTGTTGTTTTGCTTAATGTTAAATTAGGTGACAAAGTTAGAGCGATTCAGGTTAATTTAACGAATAGAAAGCGATTTATTTATCCTCTACTTTTAGGCCGTGATGCTATTATTGATTTTAATGGAGCAGTAAACCCTGCCCTTACTTTTACCGTAAAATCAGTGGGTCCTAGTAAACAATGA
- a CDS encoding RCC1 domain-containing protein, with amino-acid sequence MAYLYSSSCIMIAEKNKITSFNRMTEEIDTLELDEPVREIHSDHQETPSFFLLTESGKLYAFGCNYDGELGIGKKEPFVTTPQLIDGESIGKIIQVKSGRVHSVLLNEQGDVYVAGSNMLSQLGRAGDDTPTFEKLNLTKFGRVKLLACGSFFTMAVTEQDLLIAWGHSGYDVFGLDSVYDLATPSPLNLPQDADSILDVVASDHATYVITPTQVYGTYVGELGSNAPNTGTAGLHSIPQLMNQNITRIMQGENFCIAQNNQGRLFGWDKLSQTVEEMEDIKQLPLQSRVIKCAGNEMMVLTQDYQLKFYEVDRIGTINELSLPNNQMKLLLEQAVIDDYRKSCAPLLRTQLYHSFKTKQFVDLLFTPSTKREETTPCDTTLTP; translated from the coding sequence ATGGCTTATTTATACAGCAGCAGCTGCATTATGATCGCTGAAAAAAATAAAATCACCTCATTCAATCGTATGACGGAAGAAATTGATACGTTAGAATTAGATGAGCCTGTGAGAGAGATTCATTCAGATCACCAGGAAACTCCTTCATTTTTTCTACTCACTGAAAGCGGTAAACTTTATGCTTTCGGCTGTAATTATGACGGGGAATTAGGGATAGGAAAAAAGGAGCCCTTTGTAACAACACCTCAATTAATCGATGGTGAATCCATAGGTAAAATCATACAAGTGAAATCAGGTAGAGTGCATAGCGTTCTCTTGAATGAACAAGGGGATGTATATGTTGCTGGTAGTAATATGCTTTCCCAATTAGGACGAGCAGGAGATGATACACCTACCTTTGAAAAACTGAATTTAACGAAATTTGGTCGAGTAAAACTCTTGGCGTGTGGTTCTTTTTTTACTATGGCAGTGACTGAGCAAGATCTATTAATTGCATGGGGCCATAGTGGATATGACGTATTCGGATTGGACTCTGTCTATGATCTTGCTACGCCATCTCCTCTGAATTTGCCCCAAGATGCTGATTCAATTTTAGATGTTGTTGCCTCCGATCATGCAACTTATGTCATTACACCAACTCAGGTTTATGGTACGTATGTTGGTGAATTAGGTTCGAATGCCCCTAATACTGGAACAGCGGGATTGCACTCCATACCCCAATTGATGAATCAAAATATTACTAGAATTATGCAAGGGGAAAACTTCTGCATTGCTCAAAATAACCAAGGTCGGTTATTTGGCTGGGATAAACTTAGCCAAACTGTTGAAGAGATGGAGGATATAAAACAATTGCCTCTGCAGTCCAGGGTAATAAAATGTGCAGGAAATGAAATGATGGTACTAACCCAAGATTATCAACTTAAATTCTATGAAGTAGATAGAATAGGAACGATAAACGAGCTTAGTCTACCCAATAATCAAATGAAATTACTCTTGGAACAAGCTGTTATAGACGACTATAGAAAGTCATGCGCACCATTATTAAGAACTCAGTTATATCACTCATTTAAGACAAAGCAATTCGTTGATTTGCTCTTTACGCCATCAACAAAGCGAGAAGAAACAACACCATGTGACACAACCTTGACTCCTTAA
- a CDS encoding inactive transglutaminase family protein, with protein MKNNKRHVYGLILTLFFVGSSIFLYRHFALDVPLTDTETINSWMVEANLRFVADSSTPIKASFTIPYLPPHFAILDEYFVSRSYGVTTNLNGYNRETVWSIRRSHGPQSLYYRAIFRQSDSDESSLPKPSGVKLQNLDESQKSAVETITNQVRQSSADIQTFAQSTVKELNKKDGNAKLLVGNKFDDEGIINATILILNQAKIFATPVKGIYLNQQSKADLKSFLAVFNGKNWIYINPRTGGAGLPKEFLIWQYGNESLFDVTGGSKSQFYLTVSPTPINALSVAKSRGLQSDSQLLRFSLLQLPVNVQATYKILLTVPIGAFIILILRNFIGIKTFGTFMPVLIALAFRETHVIWGITLFVIIVSFGLLARFYLDQLRLLLVPRLAAILTVVIVLMIFISVLCQNLGLEAGMSVALFPMVILTMTIERMCITWDERGASEAIKSGVGSLFAAVISYWAMSYEPLQYLIFAFPELLLVLLALILWFGQYRGYRLLELKRFKALARNIE; from the coding sequence ATGAAAAACAATAAACGCCATGTTTATGGTCTGATTCTCACACTATTTTTTGTGGGTTCAAGCATTTTCTTATACAGACATTTCGCTTTAGATGTCCCGTTAACAGATACGGAAACGATCAATAGCTGGATGGTTGAAGCCAATTTGCGTTTTGTTGCTGATAGCAGTACGCCTATTAAAGCGAGTTTTACTATCCCCTACTTACCACCACACTTCGCTATTCTCGATGAATATTTTGTATCGCGAAGTTATGGAGTCACTACAAATTTAAATGGGTATAATAGAGAAACAGTTTGGTCTATAAGACGAAGCCATGGGCCGCAATCGCTCTATTATAGAGCTATTTTCCGTCAGTCAGACAGCGATGAATCGTCCCTACCTAAGCCATCAGGTGTTAAGCTGCAAAATCTTGATGAAAGTCAGAAATCGGCAGTAGAAACAATTACCAACCAAGTAAGGCAATCTTCAGCAGACATTCAAACTTTTGCTCAAAGTACGGTGAAAGAGTTGAATAAAAAAGATGGCAATGCCAAATTATTAGTAGGCAATAAGTTCGATGATGAAGGAATTATCAACGCCACCATTTTAATTCTTAATCAAGCAAAAATTTTTGCTACACCAGTTAAGGGCATCTACCTCAATCAACAAAGTAAAGCTGATTTAAAATCATTCTTGGCCGTTTTTAATGGTAAAAACTGGATCTACATCAATCCTCGTACTGGTGGTGCCGGCTTGCCTAAAGAATTTCTAATATGGCAATACGGTAATGAGTCTTTGTTTGATGTAACTGGCGGTAGTAAGTCGCAATTCTATTTAACAGTGTCTCCTACACCTATTAATGCATTAAGTGTTGCGAAATCCAGAGGACTACAATCTGACTCGCAACTGTTGCGCTTCTCTTTGCTACAGCTACCAGTTAACGTTCAAGCCACCTATAAGATTCTACTCACAGTACCCATTGGGGCATTTATCATTTTGATATTGCGCAATTTCATAGGAATTAAAACGTTCGGCACCTTTATGCCGGTGCTTATTGCCTTAGCATTTAGAGAAACTCATGTCATTTGGGGTATCACTCTATTTGTCATTATTGTATCTTTTGGCTTATTGGCTCGTTTTTATCTGGATCAGTTACGCTTGCTCCTCGTGCCAAGGCTAGCAGCAATTCTAACGGTAGTGATAGTCTTAATGATCTTTATCAGTGTCTTGTGCCAAAACCTCGGATTGGAAGCGGGTATGTCTGTTGCCTTGTTCCCCATGGTTATCTTAACAATGACTATCGAGCGAATGTGTATAACCTGGGATGAGCGCGGTGCCTCAGAAGCCATTAAATCGGGGGTTGGTAGTCTTTTTGCCGCGGTAATCTCATATTGGGCGATGAGTTATGAACCGCTACAATACCTCATTTTTGCCTTCCCAGAACTTCTTTTAGTGCTTTTAGCATTAATCTTATGGTTTGGCCAATATAGAGGCTATCGCTTACTTGAGTTGAAGCGATTTAAAGCATTGGCGAGAAATATAGAATGA
- a CDS encoding DUF4254 domain-containing protein, which translates to MPSIINPLTITTLHSQCIIQWKTAGIKYQYQEFLQLVEENHAFNFQLWHAEDRARREDMGYEFVYHAKREIDSCNQQRNNRMEAMDAWLFNRLNPASPECCPVNSESPGMIIDRLSILSLKAYHMALQTERQDVTEEHRKTCTSKLHVIHQQLEQLTLCLEQFLNEIENKNRTFRIYHQFKMYNDPSLNPELYCQK; encoded by the coding sequence ATGCCTTCTATAATAAATCCCTTAACTATTACTACACTACACAGCCAATGTATCATCCAATGGAAAACCGCTGGCATTAAATACCAATATCAAGAATTTCTCCAATTAGTAGAAGAAAACCATGCGTTTAATTTCCAATTGTGGCATGCAGAAGATAGGGCGCGCCGTGAAGATATGGGATATGAATTTGTCTATCATGCTAAGCGTGAAATCGACTCTTGCAATCAACAAAGAAATAATCGTATGGAAGCGATGGATGCATGGCTGTTCAATAGATTAAACCCAGCATCTCCTGAATGCTGTCCGGTGAATTCTGAATCACCAGGGATGATAATAGATCGACTCTCCATTTTATCACTTAAAGCCTACCATATGGCATTACAAACCGAACGTCAGGATGTCACTGAAGAACATAGAAAAACGTGTACCTCCAAATTACACGTTATTCATCAACAGTTAGAGCAATTGACTCTTTGTTTAGAGCAATTCCTTAATGAAATTGAGAATAAAAACCGAACATTTAGAATCTATCATCAGTTTAAAATGTATAATGATCCTAGCCTAAACCCAGAATTGTATTGTCAGAAATAA
- a CDS encoding alpha-L-glutamate ligase-like protein: MINLFRRLKSHGVLSINQRNTDFVLRYNPRKLFPLVDDKLKTKKLALKAGIAVPPLYDIIETEQQIKNIEEHLAPYDDFVVKPARGSGGDGILVFKDKVYGRYRQINGKLTTANELSYHLSCLLSGAYSLGGSSDYAIIEKRVVVDPVFAEVSYEGIPDIRIISLLGYPAMAMVRLPTRLSGGKANLHQGAIGVGVDMATGKTLGGVFHNDTIDYHPDTLNPIVGIEVPYWNTILEIASSCYELTGLGYLGVDIVLDKDHGPLMLELNARPGLNIQIANREGGLKRYRIIEAHFKDHPNESTAEKVAFSRHAFAR; encoded by the coding sequence ATGATTAATCTTTTTCGTCGTCTAAAAAGTCATGGGGTTTTGAGTATTAATCAACGGAACACTGATTTCGTACTCCGTTACAATCCAAGGAAATTATTTCCTTTAGTTGATGACAAACTAAAAACAAAAAAACTGGCATTAAAAGCCGGGATTGCTGTGCCACCTTTATATGACATTATAGAAACAGAACAACAAATAAAAAACATAGAAGAGCACCTTGCTCCTTATGATGATTTTGTAGTTAAACCAGCTCGTGGTTCAGGGGGCGATGGTATTTTAGTTTTTAAAGATAAGGTATATGGTCGTTATCGCCAAATCAATGGCAAACTGACCACCGCCAATGAATTAAGCTATCACTTGTCCTGCTTATTATCTGGAGCTTATAGCCTCGGAGGCTCATCAGATTATGCCATTATTGAAAAAAGAGTCGTTGTGGATCCGGTATTCGCTGAAGTAAGTTATGAAGGAATTCCAGATATCCGCATCATTTCCTTATTAGGCTATCCCGCCATGGCCATGGTCAGACTACCTACCCGCTTATCCGGAGGCAAAGCAAACCTGCATCAAGGAGCAATAGGCGTTGGTGTTGATATGGCCACAGGAAAGACCTTAGGCGGGGTATTTCATAACGACACTATTGATTACCACCCAGATACATTAAATCCCATAGTGGGTATAGAAGTACCCTATTGGAATACTATCCTAGAAATTGCATCCAGTTGTTACGAATTAACCGGTTTGGGTTACCTTGGTGTCGATATTGTCCTTGATAAAGATCATGGGCCTTTAATGCTTGAACTTAATGCTCGCCCTGGTTTGAACATCCAAATCGCTAATAGAGAAGGGGGTTTAAAAAGATATAGAATTATAGAAGCCCATTTTAAAGATCATCCTAATGAATCAACCGCAGAGAAAGTAGCGTTCAGCCGTCACGCTTTTGCTCGTTGA